Proteins found in one Takifugu rubripes chromosome 17, fTakRub1.2, whole genome shotgun sequence genomic segment:
- the LOC101072865 gene encoding MORN repeat-containing protein 4-like isoform X1, translating to MTLTRGSFSYSSGEEYHGEWKEGLRHGLGQLTFSDGTCFTGQFENGLFNGCGVLVFADGSRYEGEFVQGKFQGVGVFTRFDGMRFEGEFKSGCVDGHGALVFVDGGPGSSQEGLFQNNQLMRKESSQSAIRRALAGAAMARALAM from the exons ATGACCCTGACACGAGGTTCCTTCAGCTACTCAAGTGGGGAGGAGTACCACGGCGAGTGGAAAGAAG GTCTGCGTCATGGCCTGGGTCAGCTGACCTTCAGCGATGGAACCTGCTTCACTGGACAGTTTGAGAACGGCCTATTCAACGGCTGTGGCGTGCTGGTGTTCGCCGACGGCTCCAG ATACGAGGGCGAATTTGTCCAGGGTAAATTTCAAGGTGTCGGCGTCTTCACTCGTTTCGATGGGATGAGATTTGAAGGCGAGTTTAAGAGCGGATGTGTGGACGGTCACG GGGCTCTTGTGTTTGTGGACGGAGGCCCTGGCAGCAGCCAGGAGGGCCTTTTTCAGAACAACCAGCTGATGAGGAAAGAGAGCAGCCAGTCTGCCATCCGGAGAGCTCTGGCTGGGGCCGCTATGGCCCGAGCTTTGGCCATGTGA
- the LOC101072865 gene encoding MORN repeat-containing protein 4-like isoform X2: MTLTRGSFSYSSGEEYHGEWKEGLRHGLGQLTFSDGTCFTGQFENGLFNGCGVLVFADGSRYEGEFVQGKFQGVGVFTRFDGMRFEGALVFVDGGPGSSQEGLFQNNQLMRKESSQSAIRRALAGAAMARALAM, from the exons ATGACCCTGACACGAGGTTCCTTCAGCTACTCAAGTGGGGAGGAGTACCACGGCGAGTGGAAAGAAG GTCTGCGTCATGGCCTGGGTCAGCTGACCTTCAGCGATGGAACCTGCTTCACTGGACAGTTTGAGAACGGCCTATTCAACGGCTGTGGCGTGCTGGTGTTCGCCGACGGCTCCAG ATACGAGGGCGAATTTGTCCAGGGTAAATTTCAAGGTGTCGGCGTCTTCACTCGTTTCGATGGGATGAGATTTGAAG GGGCTCTTGTGTTTGTGGACGGAGGCCCTGGCAGCAGCCAGGAGGGCCTTTTTCAGAACAACCAGCTGATGAGGAAAGAGAGCAGCCAGTCTGCCATCCGGAGAGCTCTGGCTGGGGCCGCTATGGCCCGAGCTTTGGCCATGTGA
- the hoga1 gene encoding 4-hydroxy-2-oxoglutarate aldolase, mitochondrial isoform X1, with protein MESCERLTVRRPQSGLETDPEPRSRCPFGPEGDLSADCHPVYPSGRCGLPETGGKPAEIRKDSIPSWTQKGAETKVFPAAGLVVQGSNGEYPFLTEEERVEVVKAVRRSLPADKLLMAGSGCESTKATIQLTQKMASAGADAVLVVTPCFYKGKMNSPALVQHFTKVADNSPVPVVLYSVPANTGLELPLDAVMGLSEHPNILGLKDSGGDITQIGLIVHKTKTQDFQVLAGSAGFLMAAYSVGAVGGVCALANVLGREVCELEHLCVSGRLEEARALQQRLIEPNAAVTRKLGVPALKQAMEWFGFHGGACRSPLQPLTEAETQQLRRDFCSNGWL; from the exons ATGGAGAGCTGTGAGCGTCTTACTGTCCGAAGGCCTCAGTCCGGCCTGGAAACAGACCCGGAACCACGCAGCCGCTGCCCGTTTGGACCTGAGGGGGATCTATCCGCCGATTGCCACCCCGTTTACCCCTCAGGAAGATGTGGACTTCCAGAAACTGGAGGAAAACCTGCAGAAATACGCAAAGATTCCATTCCGAG TTGGACACAGAAGGGAGCAGAAACCAAAGTCTTCCCCGCTGCAGGTTTGGTGGTTCAGGGCTCGAATGGAGAGTACCCGttcctgacagaggaggagcgggTGGAGGTGGTGAAGGCAGTCAGGCGCTCGCTGCCTGCGGACAAACTACTGATGGCCGGATCAGGTTGTGAAT CCACTAAAGCCACCATCCAGCTCACACAGAAGATGGCTTCTGCTGGCGCCGACGCCGTACTGGTGGTCACACCCTGCTTCTACAAGGGAAAGATGAACAGTCCAGCTCTGGTGCAGCACTTCACCAAG GTGGCGGACAACAGCCCTGTGCCAGTGGTCCTGTACAGCGTACCGGCTAACACGGGTCTGGAGCTGCCACTGGACGCTGTGATGGGGCTGTCTGAGCACCCCAACATCCTGGGCCTGAAGGACAGCGGAGGAGAC atCACACAGATCGGCCTGATTGTTCACAAAACCAAGACACAGGATTTCCAGGTGTTGGCGGGCTCAGCGGGATTCCTCATGGCGGCCTATAGCGTTG GTGCTGTTGGTGGGGTGTGTGCCCTGGCTAATGTTCTGGGCCGGGAGGTGTGTGAGCtggagcatctgtgtgtgtcagGTCGTTTGGAGGAAGCCAGAGCCCTGCAGCAACGCCTCATCGAACCCAACGCGGCC GTGACCAGAAAGTTGGGAGTGCCTGCCCTCAAGCAGGCAATGGAGTGGTTTGGTTTCCACGGCggcgcctgtcgatctcctctgcagccactcACAGAGGCTGAGACccagcagctgaggagggaCTTCTGCTCCAATGGCTGGCTGTGA
- the hoga1 gene encoding 4-hydroxy-2-oxoglutarate aldolase, mitochondrial isoform X2 produces MLLSRSWRAVSVLLSEGLSPAWKQTRNHAAAARLDLRGIYPPIATPFTPQEDVDFQKLEENLQKYAKIPFRGLVVQGSNGEYPFLTEEERVEVVKAVRRSLPADKLLMAGSGCESTKATIQLTQKMASAGADAVLVVTPCFYKGKMNSPALVQHFTKVADNSPVPVVLYSVPANTGLELPLDAVMGLSEHPNILGLKDSGGDITQIGLIVHKTKTQDFQVLAGSAGFLMAAYSVGAVGGVCALANVLGREVCELEHLCVSGRLEEARALQQRLIEPNAAVTRKLGVPALKQAMEWFGFHGGACRSPLQPLTEAETQQLRRDFCSNGWL; encoded by the exons ATGTTGCTCAGCCGGTCATGGAGAGCTGTGAGCGTCTTACTGTCCGAAGGCCTCAGTCCGGCCTGGAAACAGACCCGGAACCACGCAGCCGCTGCCCGTTTGGACCTGAGGGGGATCTATCCGCCGATTGCCACCCCGTTTACCCCTCAGGAAGATGTGGACTTCCAGAAACTGGAGGAAAACCTGCAGAAATACGCAAAGATTCCATTCCGAG GTTTGGTGGTTCAGGGCTCGAATGGAGAGTACCCGttcctgacagaggaggagcgggTGGAGGTGGTGAAGGCAGTCAGGCGCTCGCTGCCTGCGGACAAACTACTGATGGCCGGATCAGGTTGTGAAT CCACTAAAGCCACCATCCAGCTCACACAGAAGATGGCTTCTGCTGGCGCCGACGCCGTACTGGTGGTCACACCCTGCTTCTACAAGGGAAAGATGAACAGTCCAGCTCTGGTGCAGCACTTCACCAAG GTGGCGGACAACAGCCCTGTGCCAGTGGTCCTGTACAGCGTACCGGCTAACACGGGTCTGGAGCTGCCACTGGACGCTGTGATGGGGCTGTCTGAGCACCCCAACATCCTGGGCCTGAAGGACAGCGGAGGAGAC atCACACAGATCGGCCTGATTGTTCACAAAACCAAGACACAGGATTTCCAGGTGTTGGCGGGCTCAGCGGGATTCCTCATGGCGGCCTATAGCGTTG GTGCTGTTGGTGGGGTGTGTGCCCTGGCTAATGTTCTGGGCCGGGAGGTGTGTGAGCtggagcatctgtgtgtgtcagGTCGTTTGGAGGAAGCCAGAGCCCTGCAGCAACGCCTCATCGAACCCAACGCGGCC GTGACCAGAAAGTTGGGAGTGCCTGCCCTCAAGCAGGCAATGGAGTGGTTTGGTTTCCACGGCggcgcctgtcgatctcctctgcagccactcACAGAGGCTGAGACccagcagctgaggagggaCTTCTGCTCCAATGGCTGGCTGTGA
- the hoga1 gene encoding 4-hydroxy-2-oxoglutarate aldolase, mitochondrial isoform X3, which produces MESCERLTVRRPQSGLETDPEPRSRCPFGPEGDLSADCHPVYPSGRCGLPETGGKPAEIRKDSIPSWTQKGAETKVFPAAGLVVQGSNGEYPFLTEEERVEVVKAVRRSLPADKLLMAGSGCESTKATIQLTQKMASAGADAVLVVTPCFYKGKMNSPALVQHFTKVADNSPVPVVLYSVPANTGLELPLDAVMGLSEHPNILGLKDSGGDVRDAHQKPHDTTSEGLVDLCGDLTNHTDRPDCSQNQDTGFPGVGGLSGIPHGGL; this is translated from the exons ATGGAGAGCTGTGAGCGTCTTACTGTCCGAAGGCCTCAGTCCGGCCTGGAAACAGACCCGGAACCACGCAGCCGCTGCCCGTTTGGACCTGAGGGGGATCTATCCGCCGATTGCCACCCCGTTTACCCCTCAGGAAGATGTGGACTTCCAGAAACTGGAGGAAAACCTGCAGAAATACGCAAAGATTCCATTCCGAG TTGGACACAGAAGGGAGCAGAAACCAAAGTCTTCCCCGCTGCAGGTTTGGTGGTTCAGGGCTCGAATGGAGAGTACCCGttcctgacagaggaggagcgggTGGAGGTGGTGAAGGCAGTCAGGCGCTCGCTGCCTGCGGACAAACTACTGATGGCCGGATCAGGTTGTGAAT CCACTAAAGCCACCATCCAGCTCACACAGAAGATGGCTTCTGCTGGCGCCGACGCCGTACTGGTGGTCACACCCTGCTTCTACAAGGGAAAGATGAACAGTCCAGCTCTGGTGCAGCACTTCACCAAG GTGGCGGACAACAGCCCTGTGCCAGTGGTCCTGTACAGCGTACCGGCTAACACGGGTCTGGAGCTGCCACTGGACGCTGTGATGGGGCTGTCTGAGCACCCCAACATCCTGGGCCTGAAGGACAGCGGAGGAGACGTAAGAGATGCTCATCAAAAACCACATGACACAACCAGTGAGGGACTGGTTGACCTGTGTGGTGACTTAACCA atCACACAGATCGGCCTGATTGTTCACAAAACCAAGACACAGGATTTCCAGGTGTTGGCGGGCTCAGCGGGATTCCTCATGGCGGCCTATAG